In a genomic window of Prochlorococcus marinus subsp. marinus str. CCMP1375:
- a CDS encoding branched-chain amino acid transaminase gives MHDFLPYAWFKGKCVPFDEAKISIATHALHYGTAAFGGMRAIPDPSDNGNFLLFRADKHAKRLSQSAKLLLTELSERYILQSIETWLKANKPSKPIYIRPFVYTSDLGIAPRLHNIETDFFIYGLELGDYLSPEGVSCRISSWKRQEDCSLPLRGKISGAYITSSLAKTEAVLTGFDEALLLNSQGKVSEASGMNLFIVRDGNLITPGTDQDILEGITRASVIEIANYLGINVIERPVDKTELFIADEVFLTGTAAKITPIKQIESTLLNTELPIMNKLRDYLISITENKEDKFSNWITSIKIS, from the coding sequence ATGCATGATTTTCTCCCATATGCATGGTTTAAAGGTAAATGTGTTCCTTTTGACGAAGCAAAAATATCTATAGCAACTCATGCACTTCATTATGGAACAGCAGCTTTTGGAGGTATGAGAGCTATACCCGATCCAAGTGATAATGGTAATTTTTTACTCTTCAGAGCTGATAAGCATGCAAAAAGGCTCAGCCAAAGTGCAAAACTTCTACTTACAGAACTCAGTGAGCGCTATATTTTACAGAGCATAGAAACTTGGCTCAAAGCCAATAAACCTAGTAAACCAATTTATATAAGACCTTTTGTTTATACCAGTGATTTAGGCATTGCTCCAAGGCTACATAATATAGAAACTGACTTTTTCATATACGGACTGGAATTAGGTGATTACTTATCTCCCGAAGGCGTTTCATGTCGCATAAGTAGCTGGAAACGGCAAGAAGATTGTTCTCTCCCACTAAGGGGAAAGATTAGTGGTGCCTATATAACAAGCTCACTTGCTAAAACAGAGGCCGTTTTAACAGGCTTTGATGAAGCTTTATTATTAAATTCACAAGGCAAAGTAAGTGAAGCTAGTGGTATGAACCTATTCATTGTCAGAGATGGAAATCTAATTACTCCGGGGACCGACCAAGATATTCTAGAAGGAATAACTAGAGCTAGTGTTATAGAAATAGCTAATTATCTAGGAATTAATGTCATTGAAAGGCCAGTGGATAAAACAGAGTTGTTTATAGCAGATGAAGTATTCCTTACTGGAACAGCGGCTAAGATAACACCAATCAAACAGATTGAATCTACCCTATTAAATACAGAACTGCCTATAATGAATAAACTAAGGGATTATCTAATTTCAATAACAGAAAATAAGGAAGATAAATTTAGTAACTGGATAACCTCCATAAAAATAAGTTAA
- the metH gene encoding methionine synthase, whose amino-acid sequence MIDFKSYINSSKSSVLVFDGAMGTSLQSLNLTADDFGGTLLEGCNENLVLTNPQAVRNVHRSYLEVGCDVIETNTFGATSIVLEEYNLQDKTYEINLEAARLAKGIVKEFSTDDKPRFVAGSVGPTTKLPTLGHISFDKLSSSYQEQIEALIDGEVDLILLETCQDVLQIKSALVGINNAFEIKDKYLPIMVSVTMETTGTMLLGTDISAVVNILAPFNIDILGLNCATGPHEMKRHIEYLSEYSPFLISCIPNAGLPENIGGKAHYRLTPIELKMQLSHFINDLGVKVIGGCCGTGPTHIEQLVKLSQEVIDTIEQKEFKKNTDYGVSSLYEMTSYNQDQSILIIGERLNASGSRKVRELLNENNWDGLIAVAKDQLKEQAHVLDVNVDYVGRDGVEDMSKVVSQLVTNINLPLMLDSTDYTKMESGLKNAGGKCILNSTNYEDGPERFYKVLDLCKKYGSAVVIGTIDENGMARTSDLKIKIAERSFNDATKYGIAEFDIFYDPLVLPISTGLEEDRNNASETIKAISILRKRFPHVHITLGISNVSFGLNPAARITLNSVFLEECIVAGLDSAIISPAKILPTQKIKPEHRKVCIDLIYDKRLYKDDICIYDPLTELTSLFSDVTSQSLKQRTDELKSLPLEERLKKHIIDGEKNDLREHLLVALDDYKALDIINNFLLDGMKVVGELFGSGKMQLPFVLQSAETMKYAVSVLEPYMETNESVQSKGKFIIATVKGDVHDIGKNLVDIILTNNGYDVINLGIKQDISEIINAQKKFQADCIAMSGLLVKSTAFMKDNLQELNNNLISIPVILGGAALTPKFVNQDCNNVYKGQVIYGKDAFTDLTFMDAYMKAKSNAKWDNYKGFLDHNPTGIQLFEKSNCSISEAAEKSSPTKTNSIKLSTSKSPVIKEEISISPPFIGSKIVHDDNINLDNLMFYLDKRALFAGQWQFKKTKDQTKESYQEFIDTEATSILNHWINRIKEDNLISPAFVYGYFPCGSNGNNLEIFDFDGKKRIGCFTFPRQKANNKYCISDFYNPLKENSPVDYIPMQAVTMGNVSSEFAQVLFAEDRYSDYLYFHGLTVQLAEALAEYSHANIRQECGFVINEPDNIRDILAQRYQGCRYSFGYPACPNVSDSKKQLDWLQASRIGISMDESDQLIPEQSTTAIISLHSQAKYFSA is encoded by the coding sequence ATGATAGATTTTAAATCATATATTAATTCCTCTAAATCTAGTGTACTGGTTTTTGATGGGGCAATGGGCACGTCACTTCAATCCCTTAATTTAACAGCGGATGATTTTGGAGGTACCTTACTCGAGGGATGCAATGAAAACCTGGTTTTAACGAATCCACAAGCTGTAAGGAATGTACATAGAAGTTATTTAGAAGTGGGATGCGATGTAATTGAAACTAATACTTTCGGAGCAACATCTATAGTACTTGAGGAATATAATCTTCAAGATAAAACATATGAGATTAATCTTGAAGCTGCAAGACTGGCAAAAGGTATTGTCAAGGAATTTTCAACTGATGACAAACCTAGATTTGTTGCAGGATCAGTTGGTCCTACAACGAAACTACCTACATTAGGTCATATTAGCTTTGATAAACTTTCTTCTTCTTATCAAGAACAGATTGAAGCATTAATTGATGGTGAAGTAGATCTAATATTGTTAGAAACCTGTCAAGATGTTTTACAAATTAAATCGGCATTAGTTGGAATTAACAACGCTTTTGAGATTAAAGATAAATATTTACCTATTATGGTATCTGTGACAATGGAAACGACAGGTACAATGCTCTTAGGAACAGATATTTCAGCTGTAGTAAATATACTTGCACCTTTTAATATTGATATTTTAGGACTTAATTGTGCAACTGGACCTCATGAAATGAAAAGGCATATTGAATATTTATCTGAATACTCACCTTTCTTGATATCCTGCATACCTAATGCAGGATTGCCTGAAAACATTGGTGGTAAGGCTCACTATAGACTAACTCCTATTGAATTAAAAATGCAATTAAGCCATTTCATAAATGATCTGGGAGTAAAAGTCATAGGAGGTTGTTGTGGGACAGGTCCAACACATATAGAGCAATTAGTGAAATTATCTCAAGAAGTAATAGATACAATAGAGCAAAAAGAATTTAAAAAGAATACGGATTATGGCGTTTCATCTCTGTATGAAATGACTTCATACAATCAGGATCAATCAATATTAATTATAGGAGAACGTCTAAATGCTAGCGGTTCAAGAAAAGTTAGAGAATTACTTAATGAAAACAATTGGGATGGATTGATTGCTGTAGCTAAAGATCAACTGAAGGAGCAGGCGCATGTTTTAGATGTAAATGTAGACTATGTTGGTAGAGATGGAGTTGAAGATATGAGCAAGGTTGTTTCACAATTAGTAACCAATATAAATCTACCTTTGATGTTAGATTCTACTGATTATACTAAAATGGAAAGTGGTTTAAAAAATGCAGGTGGTAAATGTATTTTAAACTCTACAAATTATGAGGATGGTCCAGAGCGTTTCTATAAAGTTCTTGATTTATGTAAAAAATATGGATCCGCTGTTGTTATTGGAACAATAGATGAAAACGGTATGGCACGAACCTCAGATTTGAAGATAAAAATAGCAGAAAGATCCTTCAACGATGCAACAAAATATGGAATAGCAGAGTTTGATATTTTTTACGATCCTTTAGTATTGCCTATATCAACTGGTTTGGAAGAAGATAGAAATAATGCGAGTGAAACAATTAAGGCAATCTCAATTTTAAGAAAGAGATTTCCACATGTACATATAACTCTTGGCATTTCTAATGTTAGTTTTGGACTTAACCCAGCTGCTAGAATTACTTTAAACTCTGTATTTTTGGAGGAATGTATAGTAGCTGGATTAGACTCTGCAATTATTTCACCAGCTAAGATTTTACCCACGCAAAAAATTAAACCAGAACATCGAAAAGTATGTATCGATTTGATATATGATAAGAGATTATATAAAGATGACATATGTATTTATGATCCACTAACAGAACTTACATCTTTGTTTTCTGATGTTACATCTCAAAGTCTAAAGCAAAGAACTGATGAGCTTAAATCATTACCATTAGAAGAGAGACTTAAAAAGCACATAATAGATGGTGAAAAGAATGACCTCAGAGAACATTTATTAGTTGCTCTTGATGATTACAAGGCTTTGGATATAATTAATAACTTTTTGTTAGATGGCATGAAGGTAGTTGGAGAATTATTTGGTTCAGGGAAAATGCAACTTCCTTTTGTTCTTCAATCTGCAGAAACTATGAAATATGCTGTTTCCGTTCTCGAGCCTTACATGGAGACAAATGAGTCTGTTCAATCAAAGGGTAAATTTATAATTGCTACTGTAAAAGGAGATGTACATGATATTGGAAAGAACTTAGTTGATATCATATTAACTAATAATGGCTATGATGTTATCAATTTAGGTATCAAACAAGACATATCTGAAATTATAAATGCACAAAAGAAATTCCAAGCAGACTGCATAGCTATGAGTGGGCTACTGGTCAAATCTACAGCATTTATGAAGGACAATTTACAAGAGCTTAATAACAACTTAATATCCATACCTGTAATTCTTGGAGGAGCCGCGCTAACACCTAAATTTGTCAATCAAGATTGCAATAATGTTTACAAAGGTCAAGTTATTTATGGCAAGGATGCTTTTACAGACTTAACTTTTATGGACGCTTATATGAAGGCTAAAAGTAACGCTAAATGGGACAATTATAAGGGCTTTTTAGATCATAATCCAACAGGAATACAATTATTTGAAAAATCCAATTGTTCAATATCAGAAGCTGCTGAAAAGTCGTCACCTACAAAAACTAACTCCATTAAGTTATCTACATCTAAATCGCCTGTTATCAAAGAGGAAATATCTATATCACCACCATTTATAGGCTCTAAAATTGTACATGATGATAATATTAATTTAGATAATCTTATGTTTTACCTAGATAAAAGAGCTTTGTTTGCCGGACAATGGCAATTCAAGAAAACTAAAGATCAAACTAAGGAAAGCTACCAGGAATTTATTGATACAGAGGCTACTTCTATTCTTAACCATTGGATAAATAGAATAAAAGAAGATAATTTGATTTCACCAGCTTTTGTATACGGTTACTTTCCTTGTGGATCAAATGGAAATAATTTAGAGATATTTGATTTTGATGGTAAGAAAAGAATAGGATGTTTTACCTTTCCCAGACAAAAAGCAAATAACAAGTATTGCATTTCTGATTTCTACAACCCCTTGAAGGAGAATTCTCCAGTTGATTATATACCTATGCAAGCTGTGACTATGGGCAATGTTAGCTCTGAATTCGCGCAAGTATTATTTGCTGAGGACAGGTATTCAGATTATTTATATTTCCATGGATTGACAGTTCAATTGGCTGAAGCGTTAGCCGAATACTCTCATGCCAATATCAGACAAGAATGTGGATTCGTTATTAATGAACCAGACAATATAAGAGATATTCTTGCTCAGAGATATCAAGGTTGCAGGTATTCATTTGGTTATCCAGCATGTCCAAATGTAAGCGACTCTAAGAAACAATTAGATTGGCTGCAGGCTAGTAGAATTGGAATTTCTATGGATGAGTCAGATCAACTAATTCCTGAACAAAGTACAACAGCTATTATTTCATTACATTCTCAAGCAAAGTATTTTAGTGCCTGA
- a CDS encoding ATP adenylyltransferase family protein: MNQENYWIKSLSLSKNALENSSLKPINTNLEYLSTATNLIFEYRRVSSINFKFSTTFGPKENPFRPWDKRLQIDTIGNNHILILNKYPVQIGHMLLITRKWYPQDGWLNQTDWEALKAVEKDTSGLWFFNSGPKAGASQNHRHLQLLRRKILDISCPLESWYEGNQNINLCESSLLRRNICSAKRSIKNETAYDLHNTYIRLCDRIGLGAPDDSTKPNYPYNLLISPNWIGIIRRSKEYAYGFSLNALAFAGYLLGTNKSNNDWLNKNGPIKLLEEVVAD, from the coding sequence GTGAATCAAGAGAATTACTGGATAAAGTCCCTAAGCTTAAGTAAGAATGCACTAGAAAATTCTTCATTAAAACCCATAAATACTAATCTCGAATATTTATCAACTGCTACTAATTTAATATTTGAATATAGAAGAGTTAGTTCAATAAATTTTAAATTTTCTACAACCTTTGGGCCTAAGGAGAATCCATTTAGACCATGGGATAAACGACTTCAAATAGATACAATAGGAAATAATCACATATTAATACTAAATAAATATCCAGTTCAGATAGGTCATATGTTATTAATAACAAGAAAATGGTATCCACAGGATGGCTGGCTAAATCAAACAGATTGGGAAGCTCTAAAAGCAGTCGAAAAGGATACTTCAGGCTTATGGTTTTTTAATAGTGGTCCAAAAGCAGGTGCCAGTCAAAATCATAGACACTTACAGCTTTTGAGGAGAAAAATATTAGATATATCATGTCCACTAGAGAGTTGGTATGAAGGAAATCAAAATATAAATCTATGTGAAAGTAGTCTACTAAGAAGAAATATATGTTCTGCTAAACGATCAATCAAGAATGAGACTGCTTATGATTTGCACAATACTTATATTAGGCTTTGCGATCGGATAGGGTTAGGTGCTCCAGATGATTCGACTAAACCAAATTACCCATACAATTTATTAATCTCTCCCAATTGGATAGGAATAATACGTAGGTCAAAGGAATATGCATATGGTTTTAGTCTAAATGCATTAGCATTTGCTGGATATCTTCTTGGAACAAATAAATCTAATAATGATTGGTTAAATAAGAATGGTCCTATCAAATTACTTGAAGAGGTAGTAGCTGATTAG
- a CDS encoding DnaJ domain-containing protein encodes MPSSDKEGSKRISVDLPVELIERFDELKTQWGLRRRGAVLERLLDTLFNDNDDINNHTTNELFTKGVYQQELIESNNSAEQTTEYIEDNSIVLINADIIEKKDLGNNPSINYTNDEQKLQEKPSPKLSNINLPGFVSSRAQKLKKSLGRSKNIDNNYDSIIHTIKETEVELCIKESLSHWISLYGNKPREEVIEAAMIWFAREIWPYLDNTQNLPFTWHAASEMITKMCPFWKKENPSFEIIIVMAGVLEDPFATHTLVNRIPTLIRRFVNSFKRRTNVTSFQTLESTMTITGALKLLGLPTTAGKSVSLSTVRDAYKTKALQNHPDSGGSTEIMRKINEAYQLLKDLYKKKPT; translated from the coding sequence GTGCCATCATCTGACAAAGAAGGATCAAAACGAATATCAGTTGATTTACCAGTTGAGTTAATAGAACGTTTTGATGAATTAAAAACTCAATGGGGACTACGAAGGCGTGGAGCTGTATTAGAGAGACTTTTAGACACATTATTTAATGATAATGATGATATTAATAATCACACTACTAATGAATTATTTACCAAGGGTGTATATCAGCAGGAATTAATTGAGTCTAATAATAGCGCAGAGCAAACAACTGAGTATATAGAGGACAATTCCATAGTTTTAATTAATGCAGATATAATAGAGAAAAAAGATTTGGGTAATAATCCAAGTATCAATTATACTAATGATGAACAAAAATTGCAGGAAAAACCATCCCCTAAATTATCAAATATCAATTTACCTGGATTTGTAAGTAGCAGAGCTCAAAAACTAAAAAAGAGTCTAGGAAGGTCTAAAAACATAGATAATAATTATGATTCAATTATACATACAATTAAAGAAACTGAAGTCGAATTATGTATTAAAGAGTCTCTTTCCCACTGGATTTCATTATATGGTAACAAACCAAGAGAGGAGGTAATTGAGGCAGCGATGATATGGTTTGCCAGAGAAATCTGGCCGTATTTAGATAATACTCAGAATCTACCTTTTACTTGGCATGCAGCCAGTGAAATGATTACTAAAATGTGCCCATTTTGGAAAAAAGAAAATCCATCTTTTGAAATAATAATTGTTATGGCAGGCGTACTAGAAGATCCATTTGCTACTCACACTTTAGTAAATAGGATCCCAACACTGATTAGACGGTTTGTTAATAGTTTTAAGCGAAGAACTAATGTAACCTCTTTCCAAACTTTAGAGTCAACGATGACTATAACTGGGGCTCTAAAATTGTTAGGTTTGCCAACAACAGCAGGAAAATCAGTTTCACTTTCTACAGTCAGAGATGCTTATAAAACAAAGGCACTACAAAATCATCCTGATTCTGGAGGTTCAACAGAAATTATGCGCAAGATCAATGAAGCTTATCAACTATTAAAAGATTTATATAAGAAAAAACCAACTTAG
- the rlmD gene encoding 23S rRNA (uracil(1939)-C(5))-methyltransferase RlmD codes for MDTSGRGICRHNNFVLVVAGLLPGEEALVKCEYMKKNFCLASLIKIIKKSPLRVNPKCSFYSDCGGCSMQEIEPHYQFAIKKKLLINALSRIGKLNDFPEPISITPSQFFHYRNKSTFPVYNESYGNTIIGYYQRNSHKIVDIDNCPVLDHKINKALSDIRLILKDNHINADHDIRRKGGLRHISIRSGINTNEVLITFVSNFSIKKLLFPITNKLNGSESNVVGILNNIQPKPNNKIFGATTEILTGRDYIYDKFCHMDILIGSTSFFQVNLVEAEKAINCIRNIISNTNKIVRIIDAYSGIGTMSIPLASDGYRVIGIEINNEAHEIAIRNAEINNIKTITFENQDVTKYLPKILLPNDFLILDPPRKGLDPSLIDVITKLMPIHICYLSCNPATLARDLSLILREHKYSIISITAFDFFPQTTHLETLVYLKRLTS; via the coding sequence ATTGATACTTCAGGGAGAGGAATTTGTCGTCACAACAATTTTGTTCTTGTAGTTGCTGGTTTGTTACCAGGAGAGGAAGCTCTAGTTAAATGTGAATACATGAAGAAAAACTTTTGCTTAGCCTCTCTTATCAAGATTATAAAGAAATCACCATTAAGAGTTAATCCTAAATGTTCCTTTTATTCAGACTGTGGAGGATGTTCAATGCAAGAAATAGAACCCCACTATCAATTTGCAATCAAAAAGAAATTGCTAATAAATGCTTTAAGTAGGATTGGCAAATTAAACGATTTTCCTGAACCAATTTCTATTACGCCTAGCCAATTCTTTCACTACAGGAATAAATCGACCTTTCCTGTCTACAATGAAAGCTACGGAAATACAATCATTGGCTATTACCAGCGAAATAGTCACAAGATTGTAGATATAGATAATTGCCCTGTCTTAGATCATAAAATAAATAAGGCCCTATCAGATATAAGACTAATTCTAAAGGATAATCACATTAATGCGGATCATGACATCAGACGAAAAGGTGGATTACGACATATTTCTATTAGATCTGGTATTAATACAAATGAAGTTTTAATCACTTTTGTTTCAAATTTTTCTATAAAAAAATTGCTATTTCCAATAACAAATAAATTGAATGGAAGTGAATCAAATGTAGTAGGGATTTTAAATAATATTCAACCAAAACCTAATAACAAAATATTTGGAGCAACTACAGAAATCTTAACTGGAAGAGATTATATTTACGATAAATTTTGTCATATGGATATTCTAATAGGAAGCACATCATTCTTCCAGGTAAATTTAGTAGAAGCTGAAAAGGCTATTAATTGTATTCGTAATATAATTTCTAATACTAATAAAATAGTTCGTATTATAGATGCTTATTCAGGTATAGGAACTATGTCAATTCCATTAGCTAGTGATGGCTACAGGGTAATCGGGATTGAAATTAATAATGAGGCACATGAAATAGCTATAAGAAATGCTGAAATTAATAATATAAAAACCATAACTTTTGAAAACCAAGATGTAACTAAATATTTGCCTAAAATCCTTTTACCTAATGACTTCTTGATTCTTGATCCTCCCAGAAAAGGGCTTGATCCTTCTCTTATAGATGTTATTACAAAACTGATGCCTATTCATATATGTTATTTAAGCTGTAATCCAGCTACGTTAGCAAGAGACTTATCACTTATATTGCGTGAACATAAATATTCTATTATATCAATAACTGCATTTGATTTTTTCCCTCAAACAACACATTTAGAAACATTAGTATATTTAAAAAGATTAACTTCTTAA
- the pheT gene encoding phenylalanine--tRNA ligase subunit beta, translating into MKVSLSWLNELVDIHCDVEELADSLSMAGFEVEELIDLSASLEGIVTGYVIDISPHPNADKLSVCKVDIGKSEAIQIVCGAKNIRSGIHVLVATEGTYLKDIDLTIKTSHLRGQISQGMICSLSELGLPPNNDGIAILEEMNIAIPKIGVCPKKQLGLDEIIFDLAITANRPDGLSMVGIAREVSAINNTKLKLPAIDLLHKDYKEFDHNVESKKFASRNEVYSLNLIDNLNGNNDSSEEVKSRLRNAGINSINAIVDLTNYTMLEQGQPLHAFDADLLCELTGKEVTINDFGIRKAKTGENLIGIDGIDYSLSSKVDVITCSNIIIAIAGIIGGKNSCVNKETRKIWLEAALFSPSSVRISSREIGKRTESSTRFEKGISPEITISSVERCLNLLTKTFDCQILEKWINRELVIEEQLLLLRREKINKTLGKVVEHKTNINAGDNSNNIDKSGESQINTLRNIDDHEIEQSLISLGCKLQKDVKGWLVEVPANRKLDLKREIDLIEEISRLIGYDRFDSNLPNPLRPGGLTPKQKIERKVRESLTSVGFQEVVTLSLVAKDQYSKNQVAISNPLLSETSHLRTNLWQEHLNICQRNMAYEQKGCWIYEIGKIYNIDSGRINETSLLCGALVGNKSIGQWQTETKNSSLDYFQSRGILHSALNSLNINITDEKLDENQLLHPGKSSMLKLEGKELGFFGELHPSKLSDLNIDYPIYIFELNFNLILQSSTRKNKLNISFKQFPTVPSMERDIALLVDNNIQSLDISNLIIKTGRPLVEDAYLIDRYEGDNIPKGKVSQAFRIRYRKNKDTLKEEEVSPIHDKIREKLKVEFSAELRS; encoded by the coding sequence ATGAAGGTTTCGCTATCTTGGTTGAACGAACTTGTAGATATCCATTGTGATGTCGAGGAACTTGCTGATTCTCTTTCTATGGCTGGCTTTGAGGTGGAAGAGCTAATTGACTTGTCAGCTTCTCTTGAAGGTATTGTTACTGGTTACGTTATCGATATATCTCCGCATCCAAATGCTGACAAATTAAGCGTTTGCAAGGTTGATATTGGAAAATCCGAAGCTATACAGATTGTCTGTGGAGCAAAAAACATTCGATCAGGTATACATGTTCTAGTTGCTACTGAAGGGACTTACCTTAAAGATATTGATTTAACTATAAAGACTAGTCATTTAAGAGGTCAAATTAGTCAAGGTATGATCTGTTCCTTATCAGAATTGGGCTTGCCTCCTAATAACGATGGAATAGCAATACTTGAGGAAATGAATATTGCAATACCAAAGATTGGAGTATGCCCTAAAAAACAATTGGGATTAGACGAAATAATATTTGATTTAGCTATTACCGCTAATAGACCTGATGGGTTATCTATGGTCGGCATTGCTAGAGAGGTATCAGCTATAAATAACACAAAACTTAAATTACCTGCGATTGATTTATTACATAAAGATTACAAGGAATTTGACCATAATGTTGAATCAAAGAAATTTGCCTCTCGCAATGAAGTATACTCGTTAAATCTTATTGATAATCTTAATGGAAATAACGATTCGTCAGAAGAAGTAAAATCTAGATTAAGGAATGCTGGTATTAATTCTATAAATGCAATTGTAGATTTAACTAATTATACAATGCTAGAACAAGGTCAACCCCTTCATGCATTTGACGCTGATCTGCTTTGTGAGTTAACTGGAAAAGAGGTTACAATAAATGATTTTGGTATTAGAAAAGCAAAGACAGGTGAAAATTTAATAGGAATAGATGGGATTGATTATTCACTTTCTTCTAAAGTAGATGTTATAACTTGCTCCAATATCATTATCGCTATAGCCGGAATAATAGGAGGTAAGAATTCTTGTGTGAATAAGGAAACTAGAAAGATATGGTTAGAAGCTGCACTTTTCTCTCCTAGCTCTGTAAGAATTTCTTCTAGGGAGATAGGTAAACGTACTGAATCTAGTACTAGGTTTGAAAAGGGGATCTCACCCGAAATAACAATAAGCTCAGTTGAACGATGCCTCAATCTTCTTACTAAAACATTTGATTGTCAGATTCTAGAAAAATGGATAAACAGAGAATTAGTAATAGAAGAACAACTATTATTACTTAGAAGAGAAAAAATAAACAAAACCTTAGGGAAAGTAGTAGAACATAAAACAAATATTAACGCAGGTGACAATTCAAACAATATTGATAAATCAGGTGAATCACAAATAAATACACTAAGAAATATTGATGATCATGAGATAGAGCAATCTCTCATATCTTTAGGTTGTAAGTTACAAAAAGATGTTAAGGGTTGGCTTGTAGAGGTACCTGCTAATCGAAAATTAGATTTGAAGAGAGAGATTGATTTAATTGAAGAGATTTCTCGTTTAATTGGTTATGACAGATTTGACTCTAATTTACCAAATCCATTAAGACCAGGAGGTTTGACACCTAAACAGAAAATTGAGAGAAAGGTTAGAGAATCATTAACTTCTGTTGGTTTTCAAGAAGTAGTTACTTTGTCGCTTGTAGCAAAAGACCAATATAGTAAAAATCAAGTAGCAATATCTAATCCTCTGTTAAGTGAAACTAGCCATTTACGAACAAACCTATGGCAAGAACATTTGAATATCTGTCAGAGAAATATGGCTTATGAGCAAAAAGGATGTTGGATTTATGAAATAGGAAAGATTTATAATATTGATTCAGGAAGAATCAATGAAACAAGCTTATTATGTGGAGCTTTAGTTGGTAATAAATCAATTGGTCAATGGCAAACTGAGACTAAGAATTCATCGTTAGACTATTTTCAAAGTAGAGGTATTTTACACTCAGCACTAAATAGTTTAAATATAAATATCACAGATGAAAAGTTAGATGAAAACCAATTATTGCATCCTGGTAAGTCCTCCATGTTAAAACTTGAAGGTAAAGAATTAGGTTTTTTTGGAGAATTACACCCTTCTAAATTATCTGATTTAAATATTGATTACCCTATTTATATTTTTGAGTTAAATTTCAATTTAATTCTACAGTCTTCTACCCGTAAAAATAAGTTAAATATAAGTTTTAAACAATTCCCAACTGTACCTTCAATGGAAAGAGATATAGCACTATTAGTAGATAATAATATACAATCATTAGATATTTCTAACTTAATAATAAAAACGGGCCGTCCTCTCGTCGAAGATGCTTATTTGATCGATCGTTATGAAGGAGATAACATTCCAAAGGGTAAAGTAAGTCAGGCTTTTAGAATAAGATATAGAAAGAACAAAGATACCCTAAAGGAAGAGGAAGTTTCCCCTATTCATGATAAAATTAGAGAAAAGTTAAAGGTAGAATTTTCAGCTGAATTAAGAAGTTAA
- the rpmG gene encoding 50S ribosomal protein L33, with protein sequence MAKKGTRIVVTLECTECRSAPASEKRSPGVSRYTTEKNRRNTSDRLELKKFCPQLNKMTIHKEIK encoded by the coding sequence ATGGCTAAAAAAGGGACCAGGATAGTTGTAACCTTGGAATGTACGGAGTGTCGTTCCGCACCAGCGTCTGAGAAACGCTCTCCTGGTGTCTCTAGATACACTACCGAAAAAAACCGAAGGAATACCTCAGATAGGCTAGAACTTAAAAAGTTCTGTCCACAGCTAAACAAAATGACAATCCATAAAGAGATCAAATAG
- the rpsR gene encoding 30S ribosomal protein S18: MPNSLFKKKLSPIKPGDPIDYKDVETLKKFITERGKILPRRLTGLTAKQQRDLTTAVKRARIIALLPFVNPEG; encoded by the coding sequence ATGCCAAATTCACTTTTTAAAAAAAAGCTTTCACCAATAAAGCCAGGTGATCCTATTGATTATAAAGATGTAGAAACTCTCAAGAAATTCATTACAGAAAGGGGGAAAATTCTACCTAGAAGACTCACCGGATTAACTGCAAAACAACAAAGGGACCTAACTACTGCAGTTAAACGAGCTCGTATAATTGCTCTTTTGCCCTTTGTAAATCCTGAAGGATAA